The genomic region AGCACAGACTGTATTTTAATAGAGTCAAACAGGAAAATACTTCTCAACAGTAATTGGAACGTGTCCTTTTAAAACGTGCTATCATGTCATATGGCCTGGCCGGGTATTAGACATCCAGGATTTTCATTCCGCTTCCCAGAAGGGGATTCCTTCCTATATTGGCACTCAGTGTAAATAGTAGCAAAACTAAACCCTGTTATGGTTATGTGAGGTACCTGGTGATTAGAATACCAGGGCcaacaaaagaaggaaattgCAGGTGACCTGAACTGTTACTATTTCTTTGCAGGTTTAGGGTTCCtgctttttgtctctttcaTGAAACCCTCTCTTATTATCAGGAGGTCAAATTATATCCCTGCTTAAGATTTTAAAGCATTACAGGGCTGGAAGATGCTTCTGGAGTCCAGATCTTCCATTTTCCATTCCAAGCAAGGATTAACTCTACCTAATGCTTTCCTGATAGTTGTCTGAGTTGTTTTTAATGGTTGAGATTCCCAGTGGCTGTTGAGGCTTCGCATATATGCTGACAGATTTCTCCTTCTAGCAGAGTTTCATGTTGGTAATTTACATCTACTTGTCGTCTTCCTCATAAGCACAGGGAAAATGgttcccttttttctttgcatcatCCCTTTCTGTACTGGAAGTGTGTTATCATTAGTTCTTCATAAGATGCTGTCTGCAGTGTACCAGTCTTAATCAGGTAAATTGAAGACATTGGAGCCTCCTGGGTACCTGTTGGTATGCCAGAATTGACTTCAGAACTGATGGTACGTGGCCTTATttatgcatgtatttattttaatcctgCTTAGCCTCATCATGCTACAAGTCTTTGTTCACTCTCTTGCCTGTTTGATCCCAATCCAACTGTTTATGCTCATACTTAACTTTAAGTTGTCAGCTCCTTAAAGCAAGACTCTGTCATCCTTCATGTCTGCAAAGCTCCGGAGTGACTCGTCATGAATAATCTGCTGTGCTTCTCTCCATTACAACTAGACCTGGGTTAGAAAGATACAGGGATGCCCTCAGTTCTTGCCTGTCAAGTTCTGTGCACTGCATGGGGGTCATACCAACGCACCTCTGCGGTGAGGATCTGAAGTGGCAGAAACACAACTGGATTATATTAATCTTATTGTTATGGTTTCTCAGCAAAAAGAGTAGCTAATCACTGTGGTTCAGCCAGACTGCAGGAAGGGGTTGTTGCATTTTAAAGCTGTGAGCGATCGTGCGACTGCCTTGTAACTCAGGTTAGAGGTTTAGCTTCCACTTACTTCATCTAGCCGATATTTTGTAATTTAAGTGAGAATCTACCGAAATTATAGTTTAGCTTCAGTCTGCCTTTATGCTCACCCATTCTgagcttttccttttgtgtcATTTTTGTGAATTTGAGCTAACAAAATTGCGTGTGAATTAGTACCCCCTCATTTGCGAACGAGGAAGCAAAGGCATGTGAAATTCCTTAAGTAATTGTAGTTTGTATGTGGCAGATCTGAGGCTGTAGACTAGATTTTCTGATTTCCCTATTCTAAGCTTTAAGTGCTGAGAAAGAAATACTTGCAGCCTGAAGAGGATGGAAACGTCACTGAATTAATCCAAGCTGCTTCTGTTGCTGGTACTGGCACCCTTTGTCTCTGCTGATTGGTTATATCTCGCTTTTCCTCCCAGAGTGACATGCGGATGGAGTGTTTCTTTTTGGATTTTAATTCTTCAACCTAAGGTGTTAAATCTCCAAAGATATTTGGGTTTCAAACTCATCTGATTTCATGAGGTGTCTAAATACTTTCCACTTTGGGCTTCTACTGTTACCAAACTGTTTTCAGGATGTGATCTGAATTGTTTACGATTCACGTTGTAATcccctatttttttcttcactaaatAACTGCGGCTGAAAGATGCTCTGAGAGTACGATGCCTTAGAGGTGCAACCCTGATCCTGCAGGAATCAGGGGAACCAGGATTTCGCTCTGTAAGTTTAGTGCACTAACTTCACTGTTAAATCAGCACTGTGTGTCTCAAGTGAagaaagcaggcagaaaaaaaacccaaacccactgGTACTTAGAGTGCTTTATGggcttcaaattattttccatacaTTTAACTGATTACATAAACAGGTGATATTTACAGGGGACTTCTGGCTATAACTGACCTTCATCTTTTCCTGTGCCCTTCCCAACCTCTCCTTGAATTTTCCTATTGTTTCCTCTTAATCGTTCCACATTTAACACTCATGTTTCAGGCAGCCCTTTTCTCTTGCTTGGGACCATCCTACCAATTCCGTGCCAGTATTCCCAACCCCTTTTAACTTCATCTTCTCATCCCGATTTTGTTGGCAATTTTGGAACTCGTGGTGTGGACAAACGTATCTTCTCCAAAGCCCAACCTTCAGGCCTCCCACCGGTGACAGCACGattgctcttttccttttacGTGATCATCAGTTCTTTGGAGCAGGAGTGTTTCTTTCCGTCTTTTATCTTCTGTAAtaaattgcttttcagaagttGCAGCAACCCAGAACGCATTTAAGTATGtgcatcttatttttctttgaaatttttatATGCGCGTTTTGGGCAAGCGGGGGAGGAGTTGCACAAACTGTGAGTCTCCTGTCGAGAGGTTAGAGAAAAACCACGTTTAGAGTTCAGCGGTGTTCCCATGGCTACTCAGACAGGTACATCACGGGAGGGGGAACGCTTCTGGCATTTAACAGCCCTTCCAGGTGATTTATGGTTTCACATAAGCTTTTCCTAAACTCAGAGGTTTTCTAGGGTTGGCACCTCTTTGCTTGTCTCCATGCCCTGTTAGTTCTGTGCTCAGTGGCCCGTGGTTATTAAAATTCTTATCAATAAAGGAGTTTCTGAGCAAGGTTCTTATTTTCTGGGATCATGCATACCTTCTGAACTCCTCAGCTTAaccaaaagaacatttttttatgcctaatgtattttataaaagaaatgtgTAGAGTTCAAGTAATATTTGCCTTCAATTACAGTAATTAAGTTGTCAGGACTTGAAGTCACCAAGGGAATGAGAAAATCCTTTCCTGGTTGGCCAGGGGGTAATTGGTGTTCTGGTCACAAGTAGGTTTTACATATCGGAGTGGGGAGGGAAACTGTTCTGGCTGGCATCTGTGGCAGAAAACCTGGGAGACGGTTTGTCATTTTGCAATACAGGGTGTCAAAACCCTGCTGCGGgtagaaggaaaaggagaaagtgaCCCATTTAACTCTGCTTTAGCAGGGcgtctgcttttgctctgcactAACGCTGCTTGCTTGACTTGGGATGTATATCTTAGTAAAAAAAAGAGCGACTACAGACATATCTCAAGCCATTTATTCTGTGGATTCTGTCTTCTACTGTGGCTCCCCTTTCAAATGTAAAATCTACGTAGAGATGTGTGTAGATAcatgctttttcccccccatgtTCAGCACCTCTTTGCAGACTTCTTTGCCAGAAGTCAAATAGTCAAATAGCCAGAAGTTTCAGTTACTTCATAAAGTTACCTGAAAGTGCACTACAAGGTATTCCTACAAGAAAAGTACCTAATTTTTATAAGTGCTCACACAAACATTACTGGAATCTCAAGTGTAGTGTTCCTTTCGTTCCACTGGAATAGCTCTCCTGAAAGCAGATGCATGAGGAAATCACTACTCGTAATGCATCACTAATGACACAGATTTTTGCATTCCTGCTCACGTGAGTAAAGGTTATGGATGCATAAGGAGTCAGACCTGCAAAACCTCACAAACCCTAATAAAACCCCACTTCAGCTAGCAAGTTTAACGATGCCCTGAAGAGAGCCAGATCACTTATCTACACCATCGTGCAATAACTATAAAGTGTTGAGATAAGTGGGTTTATGTCTCCCAGTTTTCTGCTGGCCTTTGCCCCGTGTATTAGTTTATGCCAGTGAAAGTGGGTGTGAAATATTACTGCTCTGATTTGGTTGCATTTTATAGTCGCTTCAGTTCACGTACAAGGTGCATGGGTAGAGTGGATGCTCTTATCTGTCTGTGCATTTATGAATGGAAGAACAGTGGAGTATCTCTGTCATACTCACCACATTTGACTGCAATACCTGTGGATTACCTCCTGTTCAAGAGCCGTGTTGTAGGCAGCATGTCGGTAAGGATTCTGTGCAATTCTTACCGGCTCCGCTTTCCCCATCGCGGGGGTGTGCTTGGTTACCTGCAGGTCAtacaaggctttaaaaaaaaccagcaatgTAAAATTTGGGACACTTGCAAGAGTCATTTGTGACTTTTGCCAAGCAAAAGGATATGCCGCAAAGGGTTATTTTTGAGTGCTTCAGTGTCCATGTAAACAAGCCTGAacttcagctgcctttttcGGCTTGTTTATTTTGTAAGTCACAGATACTTTAACAAGTTATGGATTTGCATCTTGTTGCGTTCGTTGCTTTTTCAGAGTCAGTTCTCTTCGTGCCATACATAACATCCAGCTCCAGAGCTacactttgctttttgttttatatttactttCTAGATACTAGACTCTTTTTATAGGTGCTCACCTGCAGCTAGAGTTCAGcagctatttattttgtgtgtgcagaAGCCTTGTAAGATCCAACCTGTGATGTTGTTTTTGCCATCTGATAACGTATGATCAAATGGAGCATGTTTAAATAACAACATCTAGGACACAATGACAGTAAACCAGCTACGAAACAAACATTTCTAAAGATCTGATAAGACGGAAGAGATGCATCAATGCTGGATTGCTCCGTACATCATAAGTTCTTGCACTTTGCTGTAGAGGTATTCCAGGCATGGGGTTTCCTTTATGCCACAGGCTAATAGATCATACTGTGTTATTTTTCGTGTTGTTTTATATCTTGTAGAGACATGTGCCTTTGCAAAGTGAGTGTAATACACCGAGTATGATAGTGTTATACGTAATCTGCGTGAGTTGCACAGGAGTAGGTAAACAGTAAGACATTCAAAACAACAGAGGATTGTCttgctctgtattttcttgCTGCCTTCCATACTGCCACCTCTTCCCCCTAAACCCGCGCAAGCTTTTGCATTAAGGGCTGCCTCTCGCTCCTGCCAAAGCCCATACTTTTACAATTCATTTTCAAAGCACCTTatggtttttaaatgttttccttattagtgtgcaaaaaaataacattacGTTGAAAGCCGTTATTTCTGACTCTCGCTCCTGCTCCTCTTTGTTCACCTGCAGGAGGATATTACTGATCCCAAGTCTcaggaagagaagaagagaaacGACTGGATATCTGAGCCTGCAGACGGTTACAATACTGTGAAGAGTGTTCTCACTGTCCAGGAATATTTTGCTAAGCGCATGGCAAAACTGAAGGGATCccagaatgaaacagaaacaaaggtAGACGATTCCCACCCGACAGCTGACAAAGCTTTGGAGCCTTCAGAAGAACTgaaaaccaaagtaaaaaagaagaagcagaagagagatGAGGCAGAGAGTACAGAGTATTGTGAGAAACCAAAAGTGAAACAGTCTAAGATAGGTGGCTTGAATGGAAAGGAACTGGATGCTCCATTAAATGAGTGTCactcagggaaaaagaaaaggaaacataaaGAGCGGGACGAAGGGGAAAACATGAGTTGTGATGAAAATATGGGCAATGGGGAAATTTTTGTGGGATTATCCGAAGGCGAAGATCTCAGCATAAAAGACTATgaggcaaagcaaaagaaacgccataagaagaaacacaaaaggcaaaaagaggAGACAGATGAGGGGATCGCAGgagcacagagaaagaaaaagaagcaccACAAGCACAGTTAACCTTCTAATGGTCAAGCTGGGACTCTGAAGTGATTTGAACTTCAGTATGTTGGAGGAGGAGTCTGTGTAAACACACCAGCCGGACATCACGTTGTAATCCAGTCTTGAACACACTGCCCTACCTCCAGCTGGAACCGCGGACTGTGTTTAAATATAGCTCTTTCAAGGGAGAACACGGTGACAGGCCAACATATGAGCTTCGGTGCCATGCTGAAACAGGTCTCCATGTGCAGTGCCAAGGCTGCAAAGCAAGGCTTGATAAAAAACCAGTCAGGCTTTGCCCCTTCCAGTCTGGCAGACGGTTCGCCGTGGTGGCTTTGCAAGAGCTATGTTTTCACACAGCAGCCCCGATGCTGCCTTCAGCCCAGAGTCACTCTGGTGCAGCTCCGTTCAAGTCAGGTAACAGCAAGCAAAATCAGGCCTGGTTTTAACTGCTGTGGTTAGGACTGTGAAAGCCAGTGAATTACTATCTGCGGCTTTACACGGACTGTGTTTTGCTCAatccagtgaaaaaaaaaaaaaagaaaaagccacccTACCACTGCCTTTATTATTAAAGCCACTGTTGTTCTCACTTGTGatagcccagctctgcttctggaAACAGGAGGCGTTTTGCAAAGCTGTACGTatttttctattgatttttgCAGCTTCACAAAATACTTAGTCTTATTAAAGGTTTACGCCTGAGTGTCATTGctaaagaatgaaataaaaaaaaaaccaacctcccTTTGTTTCCTAGCCCGTAGTTAACTACTGTCGAGCAATTGTAACTTTGCAACAAAGCTAAAGGAGCTGTGCCTTTATTAACCGTATCTAAATCCCTGGTTCCCAGGCAGTGTTCGCGGTACCCTCAGTGCTGCGCCTGGAAGTCAGAAAGTTGCCTTGGATGGAGCAAGGTTTTCTGTGAAGTTAGGAGACCTGACAGATTTTAGAAGCGTAGCTGGTCAGATGCATCAGCATTGCCATTTATCCATTGAAAATCTGCAGTTTAGATTTATAACCAAATTAGAGCTTGTTTCTATGTGTAAACCTGGAAATCAGTAATGCCGGAACTCAGCACTCTTGTATGAGAGCTTAAACATTCGGGATGGATTTTGGCATCTCAGTCTCACTTGGCTAAATGCTGTCAGAAGAGAAGGGTGAGCTTGGAAGTGAAGCGGTGGATTGGGAAGAAGCATTCGCCGGCCTCGAGGCTGGTTCTGGTGCTGCGTTGGCCGCGGCACGCTgacagcacagccctgcacgCCAGCCAGTTGCCGTGGCGCGACCCAGGGTAGCTGACCAGAATTCGTATCCATTAGCTGTTCGTTTCACTCTGGGCCTGGCCGTGTTTCATCAGTATAAATCTAAAACATCCCATTGGCGTGCTCTGCTGAATAAAATgggcgcttttttttttattattgtcttAGCTCAGTTGAGTTGCTTAACGTGGTTTGAAAAACATTGTCAAGATTCAAATGTTAATaccaaaaaaaattccttaagCTGCCTTTATTGTCCCGTGGGAGAAGCTTAGTCCGCAGCACGCAGTCCACATGGCTTCAGATGTTTTAGCTGCAGCCGAACTCTTCCTTTTTAACTTATCTTGGTCCGTAACGCACCTTTCTTGCCCACAGGACGTGCGCATTCATTGCAGCAAAATTGCTGTAGTTTTACTTACTTCAAGGGAGAACAAGATGCCTTTCTCTGTTCCCTGCTGGCATGCCAGCAGTTTTTAAACCTCGTagcatttgcttttcagtgctgtACAAATGCTAGCCATTACggtgctgctgtggctgggcttGTTCCCTGGCTTCCTTAAACAAAATACCACTTAATACCATGAGGTTGCTGTAAAGTTGTGACTAAGCTCCGTGCttgaggtggaaaaaaaataatcatctcAACAGAAGAAGACAGTAAaagaatttttcatgtttttttgaaGCATCCTAAGTTCTGTGGATGCCCTTCAAAGCAGCCTTCCGAATTTCACCTCgagtttggatttttgtttgctaGCAGAAGCCAAAAGCCTGCCTGTTCCCaatgtttcttgtttttatttttttaactcttaaGCAGCTAAACTTTACAGTCTCTCtgggattttaatttaaaaaggtgCTAGTCATGGAATAAGGTTTCCTTCTCCAAATACTGCCgggcttgtttgtttgttctcgGTATTAATCTTCCATGAGTTTCTATGTGCTAATTCTTAGGAGTATTTGGCCAGATTCCAGTGTTAGTTATAGAAGGAACAAAACCAAGGAATAAATCTTTAAATTTATGGCGTTACTCCAGTTAAGCACGGTATACCTAAGGTTTAAATCTGGCTCAGATTGAAATGTCAGCTACAAATAGAAGATTTTCTATTGTACAAATAGAAGATTTTCTGTTTGTACAAGAAGAAGTGGGAATTTCATTTTATCCCAGGAAACGTGGGATTCGAAGGTGCTTCAAGCTCAAAGAGAAGTAGCGTGTGCAGGATAAGGgttgtaggggaaaaaaacattcatAATAGGCTAACATTTGAAACATTTGAAACAAGCAATGCATTTTGCTGCTCCGCTCTGTGCGTGTTAATGGTCGGCCAACCCTGCATTACTCGCCGAAAAGCTCTTCTCACCAGATCCTGTCTAGCGAAATGGATGATTGAAACAACAGGAACACGTTTCAGAGTAAtaaattggggttttttttgtttatagcGGGTTGCGACTCCTGTTTTAACCAAACGCCGGTTTGGCAAGAAGGTCTTTTTTTAGAAAGCgtaagaaaaagaattacatCATTACCCAGATGGTGAAATTAGCAGAATTTAAGCACAACGACATGACTTGGTTTCAGTTCTGTGAAAATAAgacttttaaacagaaaggtctttttttccccatacgTTTGTCCGTTGTACTCACACACTGCGGCACAAAGTTGCGTTACCTCCAAGTGAAATTACCTAGAAACGAAGCAAAATGAGAGTCGCCACTCGGCTTTCGCTTCGAGAGCGATGCACACACAGCGTAGGAATGAAAAAGTTTTCACTTTTAGTAATCCCGGGTCACCGGTGGCATCGAAGACATTCTCCTTTTCACATCGGAAGCCTTCCGCAGATGATGGTCTCTCATGAGTTACTTCCATTCTTCGCTTTGAGCCTTGAAATTAGCTGCCGGCGCAGGGGCTGCTGCGTGCCAAGCTACGTGATTTGCAATTGCAGTTTTGTCAACAGCAATAGATGCGCTGGCTTTTGTGCTTGTAATTACCCGCGAGCACAAAACTGTGTCCCGGAAAGTAGAGGCCACGGAAAAGTAGCCCGTGACAGCATCGGACCGAAGCCTACGTGAGCTTTATGGGCTTCCGCTGTTTCGATTTTGCTGTGTCCgactgcagagccttccttgGAGCCAAGGACGGGAGGTCGCACTGGCGCACGCGGCGTGATAACCCAGGCGTGTGGAACGGGCACCGTTCCTTGGATTTCTTGCCCTGATGGCACCAGCTCGAGCGCTTCACGCAGAAGCAGTAACAACCAGCGTTCTTTCAAAGCATAGCTGCGTGATGCTGTTAAGTGCAAGTTTCACGACGGCCCATTAAGGTTTCAGAACCCCGTATCCCTGCGTCTGCGTGAATTTCAGTCCGTTAGATAGCAGCTGAGAGGCCGCTGTTTTGTGAAACTGAAGAAATGCGCTTGGGGGCCCATCCAGTTCGGCGTCGCGTTCAATTAACGCGGTTTTCCTTTAGGCGAAAGGTAGTTCTGGTGCCGACTTCTTTCAGATAATCAGCTCTCGGCAAAGAAAATTAGCTGAATGCACCAATGTAATTAAccaattttctcctgtttaaaCACACAAGACTGAAGTTCTTGAAGCATCCACCTTCAAAAGGCACAATTTACGTCACAAAACCTCCAAACCTGCCAGCGctaagaggaggaaggaagctCCGAGAGGAAAACCGCACAAAGTCTATTGGAAACATTGCAGAGCATCACGcctatcttaaaaaaaaaaaataaaaagatcttATAATAGCATGTCCTCAAAGAGCGTGAGGATTTCTGAAGCAGTCCTGCGCTTGGTTCCTCCTCGTCCCGGGGCAGCGTGAGGTTTGCTACGTGTGAAGGGTTATAAATCTCCTCGGCACGGCGTTAGCGGCCGAGGAACCCCAGGAAGGCTCAGAGCTGGGAGTACTTGGACGATCACCAAGgctgctgtccctgtccctgtcccgtGCAGGGATAAGCAAGCTTCCTCTTGCAGAAGCAAACTTTCAGTGATGTGAGACTGGCGAatatggtaaaaataaaaatctttcgTGGTGGCAGAGGTGAGAAGATTGTTCCAACGCCAAATCGAAGCTCGATTTCTCAGCAAGTGAGAACTTAAATTCTGCTTCTGAGTCACTCtgagatacttttttttcttagcttaaTCCATTTTTATAACTTTTAATGTGCAAGAGGGAAATCTTGCTAGTCCCTTTTAACCTAAAGGgactaaaatatatttattttataaccgttaaagctgcattttaaaaatagtaagagCAGAAATATTCAGCACCATGACTCTCTGCGTGCTGGAaattttagcaattttttttttttttttggcctacATTTCTTGCTGGGGGTAGATAAGGGGAAAGCTGTGGTTTCTCCTCCTAGCAAATAAATGGTCCCCGCAGCGGTCCCTGGGGAAGGCCTGGCGGACCCAGCGAGGACGGGTGTTTGGGCAGGGTTGGTTCTTGTGCCTCGGTGGCAAAGCAGCTGGGAGCCGCAGCGCTGAGAGCCGGCTCTTCTGCTGGGAACCCCCAGCTGTCTCTGCAAAACCTGCCCCTGGGAGACGAGAGGTTCATCAATAATTAAGGAACACGTGAATATCGAGCTAATTTAGGATTTGCACTTTCTCACACATTTGAACGTCTCTggagtgggggggtggggaggttaCTGGGTGAGTATAGACCCCGCCGCTTGCAAGCCGGGTAAAATGTCAGATCCGCGCCAAAAAGGGATAATTTTGGAGAGCGGGGATGGTCTCGCCTGTACGGCACGAAAGCAGGGTTCAGTCACGGCTTTTCTGCTTGGCCCATGGGAGTTGCTGCCACTTGTTCCCCATCCGTGAAAATGGGGAGaacaaagctttttcttccacCCTTTGTCTGCTCGGTCTATTTTAGCTTGTAGCTTTTAGCCGTAATTTCCCTGCTCTCCAAGCCCTGTGAGAGCTCTGCTTCTTCCCGTGCCCCAGATACAGGTAAGCGTTGCACCAGAATCAGGAAGGTAAGCACAAAAAGTAAAGATGAGTTTTTTTCCAGACTGCTGCTAATTACCCCGATACGGTCGCAATTAAAAAGGTGGCATTTTCACATGGCCCCAGCTGCCTTTATGTAATGCAGAGCTTCCTACAGGACAGGTTTAACCAGCATTTTAGGTAGGGTGCAGAATGAAACCCATCTTACTAATGCAATCAGAATGCCAGGTGCTCAAGGacagggggaggaaaaaaagagaagtgtttattattattatttgcattcAACAACGCGGTGTTACCCCCCCGATGCGGAGGGAATAGCAAAGAGGAGGTGAGTCGCCCCGAGAGCCTCCGGGCATCTGCggcagaggcaggaggtggATGCAGGTCCCGCCGCTTCATCCTCGCCCAGcctattttttttgtcctcccaTCCTGCACAACCGCACCTTGGAGACGCGGTGCAGGATGGAGGCGCTGCCGCATGTCGTGTTAGAAGGGGCCGGGTGGAATTCatctgttcctttttccttgAGGGAATATATTGTACTGCTACTAAAAATTTTCTGGCCTCCGGGG from Phalacrocorax carbo chromosome 3, bPhaCar2.1, whole genome shotgun sequence harbors:
- the PINX1 gene encoding PIN2/TERF1-interacting telomerase inhibitor 1; this translates as MAMLAEPRRRQKWSVDPRNSAWSKDESKFGQKMLEKMGWSKGKGLGAQEQGNTEHIKVQVKNNMLGLGATINYEDNWIAHQDDFNQLLAELNDCHGQGETESSVDNQKKTFSLEEKSKSSKKRVHYMKFAKGKDLSSRSEHDLSCIFGKRQKSMKTQEDITDPKSQEEKKRNDWISEPADGYNTVKSVLTVQEYFAKRMAKLKGSQNETETKVDDSHPTADKALEPSEELKTKVKKKKQKRDEAESTEYCEKPKVKQSKIGGLNGKELDAPLNECHSGKKKRKHKERDEGENMSCDENMGNGEIFVGLSEGEDLSIKDYEAKQKKRHKKKHKRQKEETDEGIAGAQRKKKKHHKHS